The Ananas comosus cultivar F153 linkage group 6, ASM154086v1, whole genome shotgun sequence genome segment TTGTTGCTccttcaccctctctctctctctctctctctctctctctctcggtagGAATGTTGTTgagtaagaaaaaaataattagattttttgtACGATTCAGGGGAGTATAAATGagcaattttgaaacctttaaTGCAAAATTGCCGAATCTTTTCGAACttgttttgattttataaaaaaaaagaaatttctagAGCAGAAATAAGATTTTAAGCCTCAACAACCAAAGCCTTGCTTTGGTGCTTCTTATTTTGCTGTAGAAATAAGTTACCGAGGGTATTttaatgtgtatatatatatattttttgctctAGTATTTAATATCCCTGCTAAGTTTATGCGAATTGCTAGAGAACTCTTCTTAAATTACATTGAAACTCCTAAAATTCTTGAAAATTTGCTCTATTTTGATTAGGTGGAGAGCACAATTGACCAGGTTGAGGATGTGGGTTCCAAAGTTGTGGACTTCACCCTGAACATATTTAAGGTCTTGAGTGATACACTGAAGCCAGGGGTCGACGCCGCGCTTCCGGTCCTCAAAAGTGCTGGCGAGGAAGCGCTTAAGATTGCTTTGCCGGTCGTTTCAGATGCTTCTAAGCTGGCCAAGGAGGCTCTTCAGAGTGCTGGTGTTGATCCCAGCCCTGTTTTGTCTGCTGCCAAGGTTGATCCCtgttatttctttctatttcttgtttgaattcgCCAATTTCTTCGAATGCTTTAATCGGATCATTATACGATGatattttaatatcttatatTCAACTCTGTAGACCTAACACTTATCAGATCGTGTAGTTAATGTTGGATCAGATTGTTTGCATGTGTGGGATCTTTTCAAGTTTCAATGTACCATATTAACTACTTCACATTCTTATTGAGTTTTTGTAAACTCCACAAAGTTATTTAACATTCATGACAAGTAAATTGGTTTGCTCAAAGACtgatacttttttttatgtCAGTAGACAGTTGCAGATGCTGCGAAGCAGAGCACAAAGGTCATAGAAGGCGCAAAGCCTATTGCCTCTGCCACTGTTGAGACAATTGCATCATCGGATCCTTCGGTGATTGTTGTATCAGCTGGAGCTTTATTTCTTGCGTATCTTCTCcttccgccaatttggtcagcaGTTTCTTTCAATCTTCGGGGTTATAAAGGTACATTATTTGGTTCAAGGctatgaaattttcttttcttgcccACATAGTTTTTAAGAATTAGATTTTGAGAAGGTGGTTCAACATATCTTTAATCAGGAAGAAGCATTACGTCGCAGAGGAATGCTATGGCAATTTCCATACTATGAAGAAGGAGAAAATGTTTTAGTTTATTATCTATGCTGTGTTTAATTTCGTCAAGTTACAGTGGATTGAATCGAAAATATATGGTGGAGTTCTTGGAAATTGTTTCAACAGAAAGTATGGCTAAAATTGTTTTGATGGCAACGCTCGCTCTAACGGAAAAAAACTTTTTGATCAAAACTTTTTTTGTAATTGTAGACAGttcatttaattgatttgagaTTTCAAAATCCGCAAAAGCTACTAGTGAATGACACAAGAAAATAGCTCTGGTACTCTATGAGTAAGAtagtaatgtttttttttatattttttattttcatatagcCTGAGTTGTAagtgatttgtttttttttttgtttttttttttttaaagagtgtaaaaaACATGGGAACTTAGAAAGATCTGAGATTACACATCTACAGTTTCTGTGTTGGAGGTGGTCTTCATGACTTCATGTTAATGTCGAGTtcattaatttctctttttggtAGGCGATCTCAGCCCTGCTCAATCTCTTGACCTTATTTGTTCGCAAAACTATCTTATGATCGATATACGGTCGGAGAAAGATAAGAGTAAAGCTGGAGTACCTCGGCTCCCCTCTAGTGCCAAGAGCAAGATGATCTCTGTGCCGTAAGTCTTTTCCCCTCATAGCTTCTTACTTCAAGCAATTACGGAATAACCTGACAATGGAACCCCATTTTCTGTAGTTTGGAGGAACTACCTAGCAAGATAAAAGGCTTGGTGAGGAATGTGAAGAAAGTTGAGGCAGAAATAGTCGCAGTAAAGATTTCGTACCTCAAGAGAGTCAACAAGGGTTCTAACATCGTACTAATGGACTCGTAGGTTTTATTTAACTCAACTTTTACTTTattaatcactttttttttgttatttgtggTTTTATTAGAATAAAGTTCCTGAAGTTTGATTTCCATTTTAATGTGACTCAATTTTGAGAATATTGTAACTGAATGCTCCTCCCGCGTAACAGTTTTGAGTCTGATCAATATCATTGTTACAGTTTTCTTAGGTTGGTAGACTAAAATTGTTTGCGGAAAACTTAAAGGTGAAACAGAAATTCTGAGAGCACAATTGAAATCTGAAAT includes the following:
- the LOC109711443 gene encoding calcium sensing receptor, chloroplastic translates to MAFRAAAVARPPPPPPSPSSSSSSSTKPNPRALRRASSSSPPRSHASPAALSLVALFATSASYSEAKALAFSKESIVDSLTKVESTIDQVEDVGSKVVDFTLNIFKVLSDTLKPGVDAALPVLKSAGEEALKIALPVVSDASKLAKEALQSAGVDPSPVLSAAKTVADAAKQSTKVIEGAKPIASATVETIASSDPSVIVVSAGALFLAYLLLPPIWSAVSFNLRGYKGDLSPAQSLDLICSQNYLMIDIRSEKDKSKAGVPRLPSSAKSKMISVPLEELPSKIKGLVRNVKKVEAEIVAVKISYLKRVNKGSNIVLMDSYSDTAKTVARALTGLGFKNCWVMKGGFSGGNGWLRSGLGTDSYNLSLVEVLSPSRVIPAAAARFGTTSSTAFQSNRKLLPGSAD